The sequence CTATCAAAAAAATTTCCTTGACCAATTGGGTAGATCAGTAAAACTTCGGTAGCAGCTTTAACAAGAGCCGAATACGCGACAACAATCCAAGGGTGCATACCCATATGGAAACTAAGTTCACACTCATGTCCTATATATGCAACAACTACACCAAGTAAGAAGTGCATAACAATTAGTTCACAAGGACCACCATTGTATAACCATTCATCAACATAAGCCGCTTCCTAGAtaggataaaactgcaacctgaTAGCTGCAAAAGTAGGAATAATGGCACCAGAGATGATATTGTTTCCATAAAGTAGAGAcccataaacaaattcactatcaATATCTACATGAGGAGCAGCAATGAAGGCGATAATAAATACATAAGTTGCAGTGAATAAGGTAGGGATCATCAAAACACCAAAAATCCCAATATAAAAGCAATTTTATGTGTTGGTTATCTAGTTACAGAAACGATCCCATAGGCTTTCACTTTCGCTTCTCTCTAAAATTGGAGTCATGGTAAAATCTTGGTTTAATCAATTATCAGAGACTACCAAACATGCAAATTATCTATAATTGATAATTGATGGATCGTTATCTTACAATATGACATGACTTATATGCCCATGTCAACCAATATAAGATTCATATCCATACGGATAAACTCATTATAATGATTGGTGAATGAATAGACTAAAGTGAAAAAAATAGAGATCCATTTCATTTCTATTTTCCATCTGATATTTTGGGTTGCATGAGACTCGAATTCCCTTGTTCATATAGGAGAAAAATTCATCCCCAAACCGTGCTTGCATTCTTAATTACACAAGGCTTTCCTTATGTATACATCTAAGACTCAGTTCCTTAAAAAAGATCCTAAAAGAGATAAATAATAATTAAGTTGATTAAATTACAACAACATATGAaatgaataaattttttttttcgtctttttgGTTTGAGATCAGTTAACAATCTCCTAACCGATTATGAATGATTGACTAGGTCATTGACATGAGAAATATCTAAATACAAAATCTTTTCTCTATAGAACTTCTGGGAAGAAGAAGCGCTTCAGAAGGTCAAAGGGAGAACTTGTTCTTCCTCTGTAAAGTATTCTTCCAACAATTCCGAACCTAATCTTTTCAAAAAAGGACGTACATTATTTATGTGTTTACGAGCCAAAGTTCTAAAGAAcggaagtttttttttgttttgtaaagatataaactcttttttgtttttggaagatctGCTATAATAAAGAGAAAAGATTCTACATATATGCCCAAATTTATCGAGAATATTAGAATATGATAAAATCGTCCCAAGCCGGCTTACTATAGGACGTCTTGAAATGTTACAAAATTTCGTTTTAGCCAATGACCCAAACATAATAAATAATTGGCACTTTGGTATCAAACTTGTTAGTACAAGTATTCATTATAAATGTATTTTCTATCATTCGACTCCTTATCATCGAGGGGTTAAGTCGTATAGTTGCAAGATAGCTCAAAAGATCGATGAAATGCTTGAATAATTTATTTATATTAATTCTATGTGGTTGAGACCACAAGGAAAAATTACATTGCCATAAATGCACAAGATTTCATTTCCATTTATTCATCAaaagagtacttccctttgaatcCAAAATTGATTTTCCTTGATATCTGACATAATGTATAAAAGGATCATTGAACAACCATAGGGGGTCAAACATAGTAAAAAGCATCAAAGCACGGGGAAAGTAGCTCTATTATGGTGACCATGGGTGAAGAactttgtgcacatcataggTCTCTTTTGCTTCTCCCAAGCATTCTTGAAACGCTGTGCTTTTTGTCTACCAGGTGGAGGAACAGGAATAGGAACAATAATCCTATAACTAGGATCATAAGCATGCGGCTTGTCATAATTGGGGATTGACAAGATGATCTCATGATATGTCTTGTTGACCATTCAGTGGTGAAGTATGGCTCGACAAATGAAAAGATGTCCTCCCTCGTAGCTTGAATGGCACTACAAGCATGTGCACAAGGAAAACCATTAACTCGCCACCTGTGACATGTACAAGTTTTCTGCAATGGATCTACAGAATGAGTCGGGGGTGATGCGACTTCATACAATCTTTCCATGGACTCAGTAACagtccaagtacgaccaatgtCGATATTTTCCTTTAGTAAAGCCTCAAATGTGGGAGTGAGCCTGGTTTTGAAAGTTTCTAGACCTTCTACCCTTCTCGTAGAATTCATCTTCATAACCTTCAAACTGACATAGTAAAAAcacaaaatataaaatcaaaatatgataCAGAAGGAATACAGATAaaccatgtgtacaacaatgtacacacagATGCAGAATCATAGATAAAACATGAGTAAAAGTATCTACAGATCAAACAAATCCATGTGTGCGACAATGTAAACAGATAAACATGCTAAAGGAAGATGTACACATCAAAGAAAAAATAATGAATGAAAGACTAAAGATAAAACTCACCGTATCGCATCGAGAAGAGCAAAAACTTGCAAATTTTTGAAATCAGGAATCCAGTTGTTGAACGACTCAGAAAAAGTTGAAGAGTGAGCACTATACTTGCATATAGGGAAAAATACATTTTCCCATTTCTGCTTTGGAATATTCCTGATATAGTTAGCAACATGTCCACATCCAATTGCATGCATACCCCTCAAAGCTTCTTTAAAGTTAGATGTTGTGTAAGAATAAGCCGCTTTATAAAACAAATCACTAACAACCTTTGAATTCGTATCACCCGATCCAATGGGAAGATTGCACTTGATGTGGTAAAAGCAATAGCTGTGATATGAATCAGGAAACACTCTTGGAATTCCCTGCAAAAGTCCTTCGTGACGACCACTAAGGAAAACAATCTGACGACCATCAACAACTTGTTTAATATTctccagaaaccaaaaccaattgtcTTTGTTTTCAGAAGAAACAAGACCAAAAGCAAATGGGTTAAAACCATTGTCTCCATTGACATATGTTGCAACCATCAAAGTACCCCTGCATCTACCAGTAAGACAAGTAACGCCCAAGTAAATCATGGTCCTGAGATACTTATAGGCTATGCTTGCAAGCACCGAAACAAATGAATATCCTCTGAAATCTGCTGGTTTCATCCTCAACTTCAAACTTCACATAGCTATCAGGattagtttcttcaattgcttTGACACACCAACTTAAATCGCTATATGACTTCTCATCAtcaccaaatttttcttaaaaTATAGCTTCTTTCCCTTTAAgggcatggtgatacttaatattggacccataagtcttcttaaaaaGTGACATGATCTGTCCGGGTTTTATACTAGGATCACCCTGTATATTGTCAGCGATCAGATGCTTGACTAACTTGGTAGTCACCAcaggactcttcaacctcaaaccaacaccacatctacaaaaaaaaatatggaatAAGTAACGTGCACCACAATTTACACCTAATAAGATCTCAAAACAAACATCACATATACAAAAAGAAAACACATACCAATAAAGAATATGTAATTTACACCAAGAGAATGTAATCTACAAAATGTGTGACCTAAAAATATTACAACAAGGAATGTGtaccacaatgtacacctaaaacaaGTCCACATATAAAAGCCTAAAAACAAGAATTCGTAATGTGGACTAATATGAACACCACTAACCTGTGAATAACATTAGAATCTTTCAGCACGAACCGAGAAATGTCACCATTGACAGGCCTaaagtgaatcctccaaccacaATGATTTTCAGCGCACTTTGCAGTAAAACGAGTCTTGTCATTTTTTAGAATAATAATCTTGTGACCACTAGCCATCTTGTACTTATCAACTGCAATTCTAACAGCTTTAACACCACCCATAAATTCTCTGCCAATTTTGTCAAAAACAAATATCCATTCATTACAAATCAGAGGCTTGGCCTGGTATGCATCATGATCTACCACCCTTACCATCTTAGGACTATCAGTTACACAAGAATCTGCAGTACTAGAACCAGAACTAGAACTACAACCACAATTAGAACGAGAAGTATGATTCCGAATCACGTCAAcattcaaatagaaatcttcattCTTAATAAGAATAACAAGAGCAATCAAACCTTGCAATTGTATATCACCTTGTACAAAAAGTAACATATCATTATCCATTTAACTGAAGCGTGTACTCCCAGGAGACAAATACCTCTAATGCTTGCATGCAAAATGCTTCAATTCATCTACGGTTGTCAAAGTATTAACAGGAAAAGCAGCAGAATGCTCACCATGACTCAAAACAACATGGATAACCTTCTCAGACATATTTGATAGCCCTAAATATTACAAAACAAATGATAATAaacatttgaagcttcaaatcacAATTTCAGATTTGAATAACCTAAAACTTAAACAGTATATAGGAAGTACACATTTAATAAAAGCCAGAACATCAAACAACAGTAAAACTAAATCAAATACTCTTAAGAATCTTACTTGAACAACATAATTGAATAAATCATAAGCTTATGATCTAATGCTTAAGAATCTTACTTGAACAACATAATTGAATAAATCATAAGCTTATGATCTAATATTAGTTTGATTTCTTAACAtgcatcataaaactaaaatcatcatcaaaaaacagtaatcaaaatcaaaagataaaatataagaaaaataaaaacaagaacatACTAATAAGAAGTAACAAATCAAATTCatatcatcaactcataaaatcaattcataaaatcaaaacaactaACCTAAAACTTAAACAGTGTACATGAGAGTACACATTTAATAAAAGCCAGAACATCAAATAACagtaaaaataaatcaaataatcCATCGATTAAGCTTAAAAATCTTACTTGAACAACATAATTGAACAAATCAGAAGCCTACGATCTAATATTAGTTCGATTTCGTAACATGCATCATAAActaaaatcatcatcaaaaaaaaaagtaatcaaaatcatttagcgaaaattaaaaaaactaaaatataacaaaaataaaaacaagaacatACAAATAATAAGAAGTAACATATcaattcatatcatcaattcataaaatcaactcataaaatcaaaaaaactaAATATCGGAAAAGAAATACAACGATGaagcaaaaagaaaactaacttgAAGAGAATTCTACTGCAGAAAAGATCAAAAACCTCTATGAATCTGTTAAATAACCTCTGCAATTTATCAATCGCCTCAAAAATTCTTCTCCAAAATTCTCTCCGAAACTGTTTTTGAGATCCAAAAATTTCGATTTCAAATACTGCTTATATATGTGAAATCGGCTAAAGGGTATTTACGGGATATTGGCAGTCGATAAAATTGGAATCGTGGATGGGTTTTGGACTAACTCGTTCATATTTGGGCTAAACTGTGGGAGGCGGGGCTTTTTTGGATTAGAGAATACTAGGCCTGAGATGGGTGGACTAAAGCGTTCCAAGCCcagtaactttgggactaaacgtcaattctTAGGTAGAAAAGAGGGTTATTTGATCAAGGACTTTAACATGGAAGATTGGAATCctgtaagagcaagtcttatggtggaagagttcaaTCTTCCAtattccacgccacctcagcatttgaaactgtggatggaagtgcaagtctAGTGGTGGAATAATAGAAAAGCTAATCagaatagcgctaaaaaaacgctaatcagaatagcgctTTTTCTCTCAGCCATTAGATTTTCAAGAGCTAatcttaaatctacggataaaaaaaagcgCTAATCAGAAAAGCGCTCAAagctattctgaatagcgttgAGCGCTATTCTGATTAGTGTTTTTTGTCTTCTACTGCGCTATTCAGAACAGCGTTCCACCATACCTTCCACGAAACCTTGGAACCCTGCTTGGATtttccatggaaaacaccaattTCGAAGCCATTAgatgacattccatggtttttccacgcTTGGAATTGCTTGGAGtccaacataaaacttgctctaaAGGGCGAAAACCAAAATACTAAAATGCATAATAGCCGCCAATTTAACACGTGTTATAATCTAATCTTATCAGATTTAAACCATCAGACGGCTCAAACTCAATGATGTTTTTTCTTTTGGTGCACCGAAGTTTGTCTCTACTACATGACTTgcgttttaattttttctttttcaatttttttcgtcACTTGGTTTATTCAATTGATCTTTTATTCTTTCTCcagtgaaaagaaaagaaaggagaacaGTGTCCGCAATCGAGGCGAATCGAAGAATTGGAGTGATAATTCGTCCAAACATGTAAGTAAATCGAATCATTTTCTTATTAAATTATAGTATTCTTAGTGTCAATTTgttaattgattgaattttgaattctaggGTTTATAGGGTTTCTTCTTAAATTGATTGGGGGTTTTGGTGTTTAACTGTGATTAATGTTGATAAGGTTTATAGTAGTTTGTTAATATGATTAATGTTGGATACAGCTGGTCTGTACTGCTTTCTTATATTATATTATCTTTTGTGTTAATTTgttaattgattgaattttgaattctaggGTTTATATTAGTTTGAGGGTTTTGGTGTTTAATTGTGAACATGTTTCAAAGATTGTGAATGTTTTATATGATTAATATTGGATACAGCTGGTCTCTTAGATTTTGATGTGTGAAACTCTCATGGATGGTTTGATAGAGTTGTATTAGCAGCAGGGGAGCAAGACTAGATTTCTGTAAACTCTCTTTTATTAGCATTTCTTGCTCAAGTTTTACAAGGATAGAGCAGTGCCTATCTATAGGCTTACAATTGCCGACCTGGACTGTACCTAGATTTTTCTAGAGACACTGCTAACTTATCCTTTTGACTGACCTTACTAGTTTTACTCAGCAGACTCTAGTATTTTCTTAGACGACTTGGTACGTGCTGGAATTATCCAGATTTCAACCTTTCACGTTAGAGAACTGACTTACACTGGCTAACCTATAGATAATTCCATTAACTCCCGCATTTAGACAACTAACTAGATTCTTCCAATCTCATTTTGGACTTCATTTGGACATTACCAATTATGACATTCCAACATGGTCTCTGTTTATTTTTTTCGTTGTTGTTTATTTGTGATTTTTCTTCAAGTTAGATCACTCAACAATGTGACCTGAGCATGGATATAATGCCTTCTTTTGATCCATTCCAAATGTTCTAAAAACCTGTATTAATATTATGTCCACT comes from Papaver somniferum cultivar HN1 unplaced genomic scaffold, ASM357369v1 unplaced-scaffold_158, whole genome shotgun sequence and encodes:
- the LOC113337208 gene encoding uncharacterized protein LOC113337208, coding for MDNDMLLFVQGDIQLQGLIALVILIKNEDFYLNVDVIRNHTSRSNCGCSSSSGSSTADSCVTDSPKMVRVVDHDAYQAKPLICNEWIFVFDKIGREFMGGVKAVRIAVDKYKMASGHKIIILKNDKTRFTAKCAENHCGWRIHFRPVNGDISRFVLKDSNVIHRCRGTLMVATYVNGDNGFNPFAFGLVSSENKDNWFWFLENIKQVVDGRQIVFLSGRHEGLLQGIPRVFPDSYHSYCFYHIKCNLPIGSGDTNSKVVSDLFYKAAYSYTTSNFKEALRGMHAIGCGHVANYIRNIPKQKWENVFFPICKYSAHSSTFSESFNNWIPDFKNLQVFALLDAIRLKVMKMNSTRRVEGLETFKTRLTPTFEALLKENIDIGRTWTVTESMERLYEVASPPTHSVDPLQKTCTCHRWRVNGFPCAHACSAIQATREDIFSFVEPYFTTEWIIVPIPVPPPGRQKAQRFKNAWEKQKRPMMCTKFFTHGHHNRATFPVL